In Indicator indicator isolate 239-I01 chromosome 16, UM_Iind_1.1, whole genome shotgun sequence, one genomic interval encodes:
- the SERF2 gene encoding small EDRK-rich factor 2: MTRGNQRELARQKNLKKQSDSGKGKRRDDGLSAAARKQRDSEIMQQKQKKADEKKEGAK; the protein is encoded by the exons ATGACCC GCGGGAACCAGCGCGAACTGGCGCGGCAGAAGAATCTGAAGAAGCAGAGCGACTCGGGCAAGGGCAAGCGGCGGGACGACGGGCTCTCAGCCGCCGCCCGCAAGCAGAG GGACTCGGAAAtcatgcagcagaagcagaagaaggCCGACGAGAAGAAGGAGGGCGCCAAGTAG
- the PDIA3 gene encoding protein disulfide-isomerase A3 has translation MSAPRPRPTALLLLLPLLATTARASDVVELSDADFESGLAERPGLVLVEFFAPWCGHCKRLAPEYESAATRLKGIVPLVKVDCTANSNTCNKYGVSGYPTLKIFRDGEEAGTYDGPRTADGIVSHLKKQAGPASVALSSVAEFEKFISDKDASVVGFFRDASSDAYSEFMKAANNLRDNYRFAHTSEDQLVQKYEEDGEGIILFRPSRLTNKFEDSSIKYSEDKITSGKIKKFVQENIFGICPHMTEDNKDLIQGKDLLVAYYDVDYEKNAKGSNYWRNRVMMIAKKFLDAGRKLSFAVASRKTFSHELSEFGLDSSVGEAPVVAIRTAKGEKYVMQEEFSRDGKALERFLQDYFDGNLKKYLKSEPVPESNDGPVKVVVAENFDEIVNAEDKDVLIEFYAPWCGHCKNLEPKYKELGEKLSKDPNIVIAKMDATANDVPSPYEVRGFPTIYFAPAGKKQSPKKYEGGREVSDFISYLKREATNTPVLQEEDKTKKSKKKVKEDL, from the exons ATGTCCGCGCCCCGGCCGCGGCCGACTgcgcttctgctgctgctcccactcCTTGCCACCACCGCCCGTGCCTCCGATGTGGTGGAGCTCAGTGATGCCGATTTCGAGAGTGGCCTGGCCGAGCGTCCggggctggtgctggtggagTTCTTCGCGCCCTG GTGTGGGCACTGCAAGCGGCTGGCGCCGGAGTACGAGTCGGCAGCGACCAGACTGAAGGGGATCGTGCCGCTCGTGAAG GTTGATTGTACAGCAAACTCAAACACCTGTAACAAGTATGGAGTCAGTGGATATCCCACCTTAAAGATTTTCCGAGATGGAGAAGAGGCAGGAACCTATGATGGACCCAGGACAGCAG ATGGGATTGTCAGCCATCTCAAGAAACAGGCAGGACCTGCTTCAGTGGCTCTCAGTTCTGTGGCTGAGTTTGAGAAGTTCATCAGTGATAAAGATGCTTCTGTAGTGG GCTTCTTTAGAGATGCATCCAGTGATGCTTATTCAGAATTCATGAAAGCTGCCAACAACCTGAGAGACAACTACCGCTTTGCACACACCAGTGAGGACCAGTTGGTGCAGAAGTATGAGGAGGATGGAGA GGGTATAATCCTATTCCGTCCTTCACGCCTGACAAACAAGTTTGAGGACAGCTCCATCAAGTACTCAGAAGACAAGATCACCAGTGGAAAGATCAAGAAGTTCGTTCAGGAGAATAT CTTTGGCATCTGCCCACACATGACTGAAGACAACAAAGACTTGATCCAGGGGAAGGACTTATTGGTGGCATACTATGATGTGGACTACGAGAAGAATGCAAAAGGATCCAACTACTGGCGCAACAG agtaATGATGATCGCAAAGAAGTTCTTAGATGCTGGCCGCAAACTGTCCTTTGCTGTTGCTAGTCGGAAGACCTTTAGCCATGAGCTTTCAGAGTTTGGTCTGGACAGCAGCGTGGGTGAGGCTCCAGTTGTTGCCATCAGAACTGCTAAAGGAGAGAAATACGTCATGCAGGAGGAATTCTC CCGTGATGGAAAGGCTCTAGAGAGATTTCTGCAAGATTACTTTGATGGAAACCTGAAGAAGTACCTGAAatcagagcctgtccctgaaAGCAATGATGGCCCTGTGAAG GTGGTGGTTGCTGAGAACTTTGATGAAATTGTTAATGCAGAAGACAAAGATGTCCTTATAGAGTTTTATGCACCCTGGTGTGGCCACTGCAAGAATCTGGAGCCCAAATACAAagagctgggggagaag CTCAGTAAAGACCCCAATATTGTCATTGCCAAAATGGATGCCACAGCCAATGATGTGCCTTCTCCATATGAAGTCAGAGG cTTCCCCACCATCTATTTTGCTCCAGCTGGCAAGAAGCAGAGTCCAAAGAAGTATGAG GGTGGCAGAGAAGTGAGTGACTTCATCAGCTACTTGAAGCGGGAGGCCACCAAcactcctgtgctgcaggaggaggataaaacaaagaaatccaAGAAGAAGGTGAAGGAGGATTTGTAA